In Kaistella faecalis, a genomic segment contains:
- the truB gene encoding tRNA pseudouridine(55) synthase TruB codes for MTAEDFLEGQIILLDKPLDWTSFQAVNKLKYKLKNEFNLPKKFKIGHAGTLDPRATGLLIVCTGKFTKKIQKIQDAPKEYLTEIKIGVQTESYDTEKPEILQQDYSHISEEFINQTLKQFVGEIDQKPPVFSAIKIDGNRAYDLARKGQEVEMKSRKTTIHYLNNIEIDLPFVRFTVGCSKGTYIRSLAHDIGQELGVGAYLTNLRRTKIGDYSVENSSAEILENEFRFNKAL; via the coding sequence ATGACAGCAGAAGATTTCCTTGAAGGACAAATCATTTTACTCGACAAACCTTTGGACTGGACGAGTTTTCAGGCCGTGAATAAACTCAAATATAAACTCAAAAACGAATTTAATCTTCCAAAGAAATTCAAAATAGGGCATGCCGGAACTTTAGATCCACGTGCGACAGGTTTACTCATCGTTTGTACCGGAAAATTCACGAAAAAAATCCAGAAAATTCAGGACGCGCCCAAAGAATATTTAACGGAAATTAAAATCGGCGTTCAGACCGAATCTTACGACACCGAAAAACCCGAAATTCTTCAACAGGATTATTCGCATATTTCAGAGGAATTTATAAACCAAACCCTGAAACAATTTGTTGGCGAAATCGACCAGAAACCTCCCGTTTTCTCCGCAATCAAAATCGACGGAAACCGTGCCTATGATTTGGCAAGAAAAGGTCAGGAAGTAGAAATGAAATCCCGTAAAACAACGATTCATTACCTTAATAACATCGAAATTGATTTGCCTTTTGTGCGATTCACTGTAGGCTGTTCAAAAGGAACGTATATCCGTAGCCTCGCTCACGATATCGGTCAGGAACTGGGTGTGGGCGCTTATTTAACCAATTTAAGACGGACGAAAATCGGAGACTATTCCGTAGAAAATTCCAGCGCTGAAATACTCGAAAATGAGTTCCGTTTTAACAAAGCGTTATAA
- a CDS encoding cell division protein FtsX yields MAKTVEDFNKRRLRSSNITVVVSIALVLFLLGLMGLILINAQKYSDYIKEQLVVNAYFDENFDAKDSAKTVKREAETFKKIQALTPVKRATYITREMAASEAKKSMGIESSALFEENIFPSSVEIALKPEYVDPVRIEEAIKQIKATPGIVDVKNNSTLMVEVYNNLNNILKWILGFSILFLILAVVLINNSIRLKIFSKRFIIKTMQLVGAKRRFILKPFIKEAVILGVIGALLGLAVLFAAWYYFITQIGTPFAQDNNQLIILVAGIFLLGVLITVLSTIFATWRFLRSNVDDLYYS; encoded by the coding sequence ATGGCAAAGACAGTTGAGGATTTTAACAAAAGACGCCTTCGCTCCAGTAATATTACGGTTGTCGTGAGTATAGCACTGGTTTTATTTTTGTTGGGATTAATGGGATTGATATTGATTAATGCTCAGAAATATTCAGATTATATCAAGGAGCAACTTGTTGTAAATGCATATTTTGATGAAAATTTCGATGCCAAGGATTCTGCGAAAACCGTGAAAAGGGAGGCAGAAACCTTCAAGAAAATTCAGGCATTAACACCGGTAAAACGTGCTACCTATATTACCCGTGAGATGGCCGCATCAGAAGCTAAGAAAAGTATGGGCATTGAATCCAGTGCGCTTTTTGAAGAAAATATTTTTCCCTCGTCTGTCGAAATTGCCCTGAAACCCGAATATGTAGATCCGGTAAGAATCGAAGAAGCCATTAAACAGATAAAAGCGACTCCCGGAATTGTAGATGTGAAGAACAACAGCACGCTGATGGTCGAAGTTTACAATAATCTCAACAATATCCTGAAATGGATTTTAGGATTCTCTATCCTCTTCCTGATCTTGGCTGTAGTTCTCATTAATAACTCGATACGCCTCAAGATTTTTTCTAAACGTTTTATCATCAAAACGATGCAGCTTGTAGGTGCAAAACGGCGCTTTATTTTAAAACCTTTCATTAAAGAAGCCGTGATTCTTGGTGTCATTGGAGCTTTGCTTGGTTTAGCTGTACTTTTCGCCGCGTGGTATTATTTCATTACTCAGATCGGAACACCTTTCGCACAGGATAATAACCAACTTATTATTCTTGTTGCCGGTATTTTCCTTCTTGGAGTTTTAATCACGGTTTTAAGTACCATTTTTGCGACATGGAGATTCCTCCGTTCAAATGTTGATGATTTATACTATTCTTAA
- a CDS encoding ribonuclease Z yields the protein MSTFLTILGFNSAIPTVNSSPTAQFLEMEERAFLIDCGEGTQVQLRKAKARFSKINHIFISHLHGDHCFGLPGLIASFRLLGRETPLHIYAPKGIKEMLETIFRITETHKGFELIYHELESKKSVKIFEDNRLEVFTIPLNHRIYCNGYLFREKPKERHLNMQEISKYPEIETCDYHNLKLGKDFVLSDGYLLKNEVLTTEPTKSVSYAFCSDTRYLESILPIIENVDVLYHEATFLHELKEMADYTGHTTALEAARIARKANVGKLILGHFSNRYHDLNVFTDEAREVFANTFLPKALEPVKIG from the coding sequence TTGAGTACTTTTCTCACCATTCTCGGCTTTAATTCGGCAATTCCTACAGTGAATTCCTCGCCAACTGCACAGTTTCTGGAAATGGAGGAACGCGCTTTCTTAATTGATTGTGGCGAAGGAACTCAGGTTCAGTTGCGCAAAGCAAAAGCGAGATTTTCTAAGATCAATCATATATTTATCTCGCACCTGCATGGTGACCACTGTTTTGGTTTACCGGGGCTTATCGCCTCGTTTAGGCTGTTGGGAAGGGAAACTCCGCTGCATATTTACGCTCCGAAAGGCATTAAGGAAATGCTCGAAACTATTTTTAGAATTACAGAAACACATAAAGGTTTTGAATTGATATATCATGAACTCGAAAGTAAAAAATCGGTAAAAATATTTGAAGATAACAGGCTCGAAGTGTTTACCATACCGCTTAATCACAGGATTTACTGCAATGGTTATCTCTTCCGCGAGAAACCGAAAGAACGGCATCTAAACATGCAGGAAATTTCAAAATATCCGGAAATCGAAACCTGCGATTATCATAATTTAAAACTGGGAAAAGATTTTGTTTTAAGCGACGGATATCTATTAAAAAATGAGGTGCTGACCACTGAACCTACAAAGTCTGTGTCCTACGCATTTTGCAGTGATACCCGCTATCTTGAATCAATTCTGCCCATCATTGAAAATGTGGACGTGCTATATCACGAAGCTACTTTTCTGCATGAACTTAAAGAAATGGCTGATTACACTGGACATACGACCGCGTTGGAAGCTGCAAGAATTGCGAGAAAAGCGAACGTCGGGAAATTAATTCTCGGACATTTTTCCAACAGATATCACGATTTGAATGTATTTACAGACGAAGCGCGTGAAGTTTTTGCAAATACCTTTCTTCCAAAAGCGCTGGAGCCAGTTAAAATAGGATAA
- the ccsB gene encoding c-type cytochrome biogenesis protein CcsB, whose product MKKIQSILISTRTMAVLLLVYAFAMAYATFLENDYGTPTAKALIYEAKWFEGVMLLLILNFIGNISRYRLWKREKWPVLVFHLSFILIFIGGAVTRYISYEGIMHIREGETSNEVITDKNFFKIQIEEKGDILNYQDVPYLMSPLHKNFKASYDYHGKQISVKATDFIQRKKDSLIAGNTGTEYLHVVSTGQSGRENIYIKPGESKSINGTLVTFNRAIEGAVEFNDTSGSLMIKTPVDAEFMTMATQATGTTKKDEYQPLVLRSLYTVNDLKLVVPEGLKKGKLIAYEGDRKKDKDVSDQLTVEVQGPKTKLSVDLPVEKGNPNAFKQISLDGMNIILGFGPKVYTTPFSLKLDDFVMETYPGSSSPSAYESHVQIIDGGKQTPYKIYMNHVLNHGGYRFFQASFDPDRQGTVLSVNHDFWGTLITYIGYFFLFGGMFIIFFWKGTHFWKLNKMLKDVNRKRTAMVILLLLSLNLSAQKIDTHGTDGSAKTTHSANDGHNHGSDADLLLEDPAPKKQQNSLALRSPRPITADEIIARNTISKEHADKFAYLLVQNYEGRIVPMNTQALDVLRKLYKKDAFRGTDGKHLTANQWFLSINTDTASWTMVPIIKVGTKGGDELKKKTKANEDGYTTLMSLFPADAQGNLHYVLEEDYQEAFRKKPAEQSNYDKEVINVNDRVQAFNEFFSGQFMRIVPVQNDPNNTWHSWLDQNFEPDMESQKVMGPYFSEVMAAQKSGNWSKADAELQKLSQYQQTWGKNVVPSQSKVDLEVFMNRVNINFHLLIFYTIIGGLLLVLGFIELFRPSKILSKTIKALILVGLVGYFFQFLGLVARWYISGHAPWSNGYEAIIFISWVGITAGLMLYRNSNALIPAAGFMVAVIMMGFAHGGSALDPQITPLVPVLKSYWLIIHVAIITASYGFFGLSMVIAIIVLMFYIFTNKNVYKIHSDTTIKELTIVSEMSLTIGLYALTVGTFLGGIWANESWGRYWSWDPKETWAFISVMVYAFVLHMRLVPGLRGRWAFHVAALFAISTIVMTYFGVNYYLSGLHSYAAGDPVPVPAWVYIGTAFMLTLAAVSYFRFKKLGKS is encoded by the coding sequence ATGAAAAAAATCCAAAGTATTCTAATTTCAACCCGTACGATGGCGGTTTTGCTGCTGGTTTACGCGTTCGCCATGGCTTACGCAACCTTCCTCGAGAACGATTACGGTACTCCTACAGCTAAAGCATTGATATATGAAGCCAAATGGTTTGAAGGAGTTATGCTGCTTCTGATCCTAAATTTCATCGGAAATATTTCAAGATACAGACTCTGGAAACGTGAAAAATGGCCGGTTTTGGTATTTCACCTTTCCTTTATTCTTATTTTTATTGGTGGTGCAGTTACCAGATATATAAGCTATGAAGGGATTATGCACATTCGTGAAGGCGAAACCTCCAACGAAGTGATTACGGATAAAAATTTCTTTAAGATCCAGATTGAGGAGAAAGGCGATATCCTTAACTATCAGGATGTTCCTTATCTAATGTCGCCGCTTCATAAGAATTTCAAAGCAAGTTATGATTATCATGGCAAGCAGATTTCTGTAAAAGCCACCGATTTTATCCAGAGAAAAAAAGACAGTTTAATTGCCGGCAACACCGGAACCGAATATCTGCATGTGGTTTCCACCGGACAGTCGGGACGTGAAAATATTTACATCAAACCGGGAGAATCAAAATCAATTAACGGAACATTGGTAACTTTCAACCGCGCGATCGAAGGTGCCGTGGAATTCAACGATACCAGCGGAAGTTTGATGATTAAAACCCCTGTAGATGCTGAGTTTATGACTATGGCAACGCAGGCAACCGGAACCACCAAAAAAGATGAATACCAGCCTTTGGTTCTGAGAAGTCTTTACACGGTGAACGATCTGAAGTTGGTTGTACCCGAAGGTTTAAAGAAAGGAAAACTGATCGCTTATGAGGGCGACAGAAAAAAAGACAAAGATGTATCTGATCAGCTTACCGTTGAAGTTCAGGGACCGAAAACAAAACTTTCAGTTGATTTACCCGTGGAAAAGGGAAATCCTAATGCTTTCAAACAGATTTCATTGGATGGAATGAATATTATCCTTGGTTTCGGACCGAAAGTTTATACTACGCCGTTCTCCCTGAAATTAGATGATTTCGTTATGGAAACTTATCCGGGAAGTTCATCACCAAGCGCCTATGAAAGCCACGTTCAGATTATTGACGGCGGCAAACAGACGCCTTACAAAATCTATATGAACCACGTTTTGAATCATGGCGGATACCGTTTCTTCCAGGCAAGTTTCGATCCGGACAGACAGGGAACCGTACTTTCGGTTAACCACGATTTCTGGGGAACACTAATTACTTATATTGGATATTTCTTCCTCTTCGGCGGAATGTTTATTATCTTCTTCTGGAAAGGAACGCATTTCTGGAAACTCAATAAAATGTTGAAAGATGTAAACAGAAAAAGAACAGCGATGGTAATTCTTTTACTGTTGAGTTTAAATCTTTCTGCGCAGAAAATTGATACCCACGGAACAGATGGATCTGCGAAAACCACCCATTCCGCAAACGACGGACATAACCACGGTAGTGATGCAGATTTACTATTAGAAGATCCGGCTCCGAAAAAACAGCAGAATTCTTTAGCTTTAAGATCGCCGCGCCCGATTACGGCCGATGAAATTATTGCCAGAAACACGATTAGTAAAGAACATGCAGATAAATTCGCCTATCTTTTAGTTCAGAATTACGAAGGGCGTATTGTTCCAATGAACACTCAGGCACTTGATGTTTTAAGAAAACTTTACAAAAAAGACGCATTCCGCGGAACCGACGGTAAACACTTAACGGCAAACCAGTGGTTTTTATCAATTAACACCGATACCGCAAGCTGGACAATGGTTCCTATCATTAAAGTAGGTACAAAAGGCGGCGACGAACTCAAGAAGAAAACAAAAGCAAACGAAGACGGTTATACCACATTGATGTCCTTGTTCCCCGCAGATGCACAGGGAAATCTACATTATGTTTTAGAAGAGGATTATCAGGAAGCTTTCCGAAAAAAACCGGCCGAGCAGTCGAATTATGATAAAGAAGTAATTAATGTAAACGACCGTGTTCAGGCATTTAATGAGTTTTTCAGCGGACAGTTTATGAGAATTGTTCCTGTACAGAATGATCCGAACAACACCTGGCATTCCTGGCTGGACCAGAATTTCGAACCGGATATGGAATCCCAGAAAGTAATGGGACCCTATTTCTCTGAAGTGATGGCAGCGCAAAAATCAGGAAACTGGAGTAAAGCAGATGCTGAACTTCAGAAGCTTTCACAATACCAGCAGACTTGGGGCAAAAACGTAGTTCCATCCCAATCAAAAGTTGACCTTGAGGTATTTATGAACAGGGTGAATATCAATTTTCATTTATTGATTTTCTACACCATAATTGGTGGTCTTCTATTGGTATTAGGGTTTATCGAATTATTCAGGCCAAGCAAAATCCTCAGTAAAACCATAAAAGCACTTATATTAGTAGGACTAGTGGGCTACTTCTTCCAGTTTTTAGGCTTGGTTGCGAGATGGTATATTTCCGGTCACGCACCTTGGAGTAACGGTTATGAAGCCATTATTTTCATCTCCTGGGTCGGAATTACAGCAGGTTTGATGCTATACAGAAACTCTAACGCACTGATCCCGGCAGCCGGATTTATGGTTGCGGTGATTATGATGGGGTTTGCACATGGCGGTTCAGCACTTGATCCGCAGATTACACCGCTTGTACCAGTACTGAAATCCTATTGGCTGATTATTCACGTAGCCATTATTACCGCGAGTTACGGATTCTTCGGCCTTTCTATGGTGATCGCGATTATCGTACTCATGTTTTATATTTTCACTAATAAGAACGTGTACAAAATCCACAGTGATACTACTATTAAAGAACTTACCATTGTATCCGAAATGTCCCTCACCATTGGGCTTTATGCTTTAACGGTGGGTACATTCTTAGGCGGGATTTGGGCAAACGAATCCTGGGGCCGTTACTGGAGCTGGGACCCTAAAGAAACCTGGGCGTTTATATCGGTGATGGTGTACGCGTTTGTTCTTCACATGCGTCTGGTTCCCGGTTTAAGAGGAAGATGGGCTTTCCACGTAGCAGCGCTATTCGCAATCAGTACGATTGTAATGACGTATTTCGGAGTAAATTATTACTTGAGCGGCCTGCATTCTTATGCTGCAGGTGATCCGGTTCCGGTTCCGGCTTGGGTTTATATTGGTACTGCATTTATGCTTACTCTTGCAGCGGTTTCGTATTTCCGGTTCAAGAAGTTAGGAAAATCTTAG
- a CDS encoding TIGR02757 family protein, translated as MTFSELKNFLDEKAELYNAPEFVENDPVQIPHRFSLKQDIEIAGFLTATISWGTRKSIINDAEKMLAFMEQTPYDFIRNVSVKELESLKNRSIHRTFNGEDFREFILNLKRTYHNNDSLENLFSIHGNETNFYHSLERFRQNFIGDVQHRSHKHVSSTYKNSSAKRLMMFLRWMVRKDRKGVDFGIWETIDPKNLSIPLDVHTGNISRKLSLIQRKQNDWKTVEELDLAIRKFDSADPAKYDFALFGLGVSGDF; from the coding sequence ATGACTTTTTCTGAATTAAAGAATTTTCTGGATGAAAAAGCCGAATTATATAACGCTCCCGAGTTTGTTGAAAATGACCCCGTTCAGATCCCGCACCGGTTTTCGCTGAAACAGGATATCGAAATCGCCGGTTTTTTAACGGCAACTATTTCCTGGGGTACACGGAAGTCAATCATTAATGATGCGGAGAAGATGCTCGCATTTATGGAGCAAACTCCTTATGATTTCATCCGGAATGTTTCTGTGAAAGAATTGGAAAGCTTAAAAAACCGAAGTATTCACAGAACGTTTAACGGCGAAGATTTCCGGGAGTTCATTCTTAATCTGAAAAGAACCTATCACAATAATGACAGTCTTGAAAATCTTTTTTCAATTCATGGAAATGAAACTAACTTCTACCATTCATTAGAACGTTTCAGGCAGAATTTTATTGGCGATGTTCAGCACCGGAGCCACAAACACGTGAGTTCTACTTATAAAAATTCATCTGCTAAAAGACTTATGATGTTTCTCCGTTGGATGGTGCGTAAAGACAGAAAAGGTGTTGATTTCGGGATTTGGGAAACTATTGATCCGAAGAATCTTTCAATTCCGCTCGATGTTCATACCGGAAATATCTCAAGAAAACTCAGCCTGATTCAGCGCAAACAGAACGACTGGAAAACAGTGGAAGAACTGGATTTGGCCATAAGGAAATTCGATTCCGCGGATCCTGCAAAATATGATTTCGCGCTTTTTGGCTTAGGCGTATCAGGGGATTTTTAA
- the rluF gene encoding 23S rRNA pseudouridine(2604) synthase RluF, whose protein sequence is MEKTRINKYLSEVGFCSRREADKMLEQGRITVNGVIPEMGTKVSEEDEILVDGISIRKQEEDHVYIALNKPVGIVCTTDTKRESNNIVEFVNHPKRIFPIGRLDKPSEGLILLTSDGDIVNKILRARNNHEKEYIVRVDKPITPQFLHKMRNGIPILGTVTNKCEVEQIDTLSFRIVLTQGLNRQIRRMCEYVGYEVKKLKRIRIMNIKLDLPVGKWRDLTADEMKELEGLLEDSDKTVD, encoded by the coding sequence GTGGAAAAAACACGCATCAATAAATACCTTTCTGAAGTGGGATTCTGCTCCCGCCGAGAAGCCGATAAAATGCTGGAGCAGGGCAGGATTACTGTAAACGGCGTCATTCCGGAAATGGGCACCAAAGTTTCAGAAGAAGATGAAATTCTTGTTGACGGAATTTCAATACGCAAACAGGAAGAAGATCATGTCTATATCGCGCTCAACAAGCCGGTCGGAATCGTTTGTACCACCGATACCAAACGGGAATCGAATAATATAGTAGAATTCGTTAATCATCCTAAAAGAATTTTCCCGATCGGAAGATTAGATAAACCCAGTGAAGGTCTTATTTTGCTTACATCCGATGGAGATATTGTGAATAAAATCCTGCGCGCGAGGAACAATCACGAAAAAGAATATATCGTTCGCGTAGATAAACCCATTACGCCGCAGTTTCTGCATAAAATGCGCAACGGAATTCCAATTCTTGGGACGGTTACCAATAAATGTGAGGTAGAACAAATCGACACGTTAAGTTTCCGTATTGTGCTTACACAAGGACTCAACCGCCAGATCCGCCGCATGTGCGAGTATGTTGGTTATGAAGTAAAAAAACTCAAGCGCATCAGAATCATGAACATCAAGCTGGATTTGCCCGTCGGGAAATGGCGTGATCTTACTGCTGATGAAATGAAAGAGCTTGAGGGTTTACTCGAAGATTCGGATAAAACAGTAGATTAG
- a CDS encoding DUF3098 domain-containing protein, whose protein sequence is MSKKNKNFSAADFGKKEAELPQENSFYFGPQNYKLMLIGLALIVVGFLLMMGADANTVDGKYDPNSWNDGIFSIRRIRIAPLLVVAGFAVEVYAILKRNK, encoded by the coding sequence ATGAGCAAAAAAAATAAAAATTTTTCAGCAGCCGATTTTGGTAAGAAAGAGGCAGAACTTCCGCAGGAAAACAGTTTCTATTTCGGTCCGCAGAATTATAAATTAATGCTCATAGGTTTGGCTTTAATTGTAGTGGGGTTCCTTTTAATGATGGGAGCGGACGCAAATACAGTTGATGGGAAATACGATCCCAATTCCTGGAACGACGGCATTTTTTCGATCCGAAGAATCCGGATCGCACCTTTATTGGTTGTCGCAGGTTTCGCGGTAGAAGTGTATGCCATTTTGAAAAGAAACAAATAA
- a CDS encoding DUF1003 domain-containing protein has product MGRKEEREKKIQLLEKVTDGVMWWIGSIPSLIVHSIVFATAFLLPVFGIVSVDKMLLVLTTVLSLEAIYLAIFIQMSVNRSQEHIEDIREDIEEIQDDIEEISEDIEEISEDIDDIQEDIEDIAEDEDDEDHNERAKNVMLKSNVSSNKNDIKALREMISNLQQQLEDLKGEDEATADENTPEN; this is encoded by the coding sequence ATGGGACGAAAGGAAGAACGCGAAAAGAAAATTCAGCTTTTAGAAAAAGTAACCGATGGGGTGATGTGGTGGATTGGTTCAATTCCTTCACTCATCGTACATTCAATTGTCTTTGCAACCGCTTTTCTGCTGCCGGTTTTCGGTATTGTGAGCGTTGATAAAATGCTGCTCGTTTTAACCACCGTTTTATCTTTGGAAGCTATTTATCTTGCCATTTTCATTCAGATGTCGGTGAACAGAAGTCAGGAACATATCGAAGATATCCGTGAGGATATTGAAGAGATTCAGGATGACATTGAAGAAATCAGCGAAGATATCGAAGAAATCAGCGAGGATATTGATGATATTCAGGAAGATATTGAAGATATTGCCGAAGACGAAGACGATGAAGATCACAACGAGCGTGCGAAAAATGTCATGCTTAAAAGCAACGTTTCATCAAACAAAAACGACATCAAAGCTTTAAGGGAAATGATTTCGAATCTTCAGCAGCAACTGGAAGACCTTAAAGGCGAGGATGAAGCTACAGCTGATGAAAATACGCCGGAAAATTAA
- a CDS encoding undecaprenyl-diphosphate phosphatase produces MDLLRAILIAIIEGLTEYLPVSSTAHMIFTSSIFGIQEDEFVKMFQVSIQFGAILAVVFLYWKKFFDFKNISFYLKLAVAVIPALALGKLFDDKIEAVLGDPVPIAIVLIVGGVVLLFIDKLFKVHIIDDEKDVSYKSALIIGFWQCLAMMPGTSRSAASIIGGMQQKLTRKAAAEFSFFLAVPTMLAVTVYSIFLKDWNHKGIEQKGYEMLMQGDNLMYFLVGNVVAFVVAVIAIKFFIGVLTKYGFKPWGWYRIIVGIVLLVYFTQFA; encoded by the coding sequence ATGGATTTATTAAGAGCAATTCTTATTGCAATTATCGAGGGTTTAACCGAATATCTGCCGGTTTCTTCAACTGCACACATGATTTTTACCAGTTCAATCTTCGGCATTCAGGAAGATGAATTTGTGAAGATGTTTCAGGTTTCCATTCAGTTTGGGGCCATTCTGGCGGTTGTTTTTCTGTACTGGAAAAAGTTTTTCGATTTCAAAAATATCAGCTTTTATCTGAAACTTGCCGTGGCAGTTATTCCGGCTTTGGCGCTTGGTAAACTCTTCGATGATAAAATTGAAGCCGTTCTCGGTGATCCCGTGCCGATCGCGATTGTGCTGATTGTCGGTGGAGTCGTTTTACTTTTTATCGACAAACTCTTCAAAGTTCATATCATTGATGACGAGAAAGATGTCTCTTACAAAAGCGCATTAATCATCGGATTCTGGCAGTGTTTGGCCATGATGCCCGGGACAAGCCGCAGTGCCGCATCAATTATTGGAGGAATGCAGCAGAAACTCACCAGAAAAGCTGCTGCTGAATTTTCGTTTTTCCTGGCTGTTCCTACAATGTTAGCTGTTACGGTTTATTCGATTTTCCTGAAAGACTGGAATCACAAAGGAATCGAACAGAAAGGTTATGAAATGCTCATGCAGGGCGATAACCTGATGTATTTTCTGGTAGGAAACGTCGTAGCCTTTGTTGTCGCAGTTATTGCTATTAAATTTTTCATCGGCGTTTTAACGAAATACGGTTTCAAACCCTGGGGCTGGTACCGGATTATCGTTGGAATTGTGCTGCTGGTTTATTTTACGCAGTTCGCATAG
- a CDS encoding phosphohydrolase — MLNKEELLNKAIKIADKAHRGQTDKFGTPYIGHVIRVMNYGKTYDEKIVGVLHDVIEDCPEITYEYLLKEDFPNHIVFAIECLTKNPPDQDYTEFIKQTEKSALAVAVKLNDLRDNMDLTRFTKPLTEKDAKRLNKYLTAYLYLKEKY; from the coding sequence ATGCTGAACAAGGAGGAACTTTTAAACAAAGCCATAAAAATTGCTGATAAGGCGCACCGCGGACAGACAGATAAGTTCGGGACGCCATACATCGGGCATGTAATACGGGTGATGAATTACGGTAAAACTTATGATGAAAAGATTGTGGGGGTACTGCACGATGTGATTGAAGACTGCCCGGAGATTACGTATGAATATCTCCTGAAAGAAGATTTTCCCAACCACATCGTTTTTGCCATAGAATGTCTTACTAAAAATCCGCCTGATCAGGATTACACTGAATTCATTAAGCAGACCGAGAAATCTGCGCTCGCTGTTGCGGTAAAGCTGAATGACCTGCGCGATAATATGGATTTAACACGGTTTACAAAACCGCTGACCGAGAAAGATGCGAAACGACTGAATAAATATCTTACCGCCTATCTTTACCTGAAAGAAAAGTACTAA
- the rsmA gene encoding 16S rRNA (adenine(1518)-N(6)/adenine(1519)-N(6))-dimethyltransferase RsmA, protein MSVRAKKHLGQHFLTDENIAKNIVDALTFENYSKVLEVGPGMGVLTKYLLDKNAEIFVAEIDSESIDYLKNHYPKLQEQHFTGDFLKIDVANVFNDQVAVIGNFPYNISSQILFKIIDFYNHVPEMVGMFQKEVAERTAAVPRTKDYGILSVLVQALYDVKYLFTVHENVFNPPPKVKSGVIKLTRNPKEGLAGNEVLFKQIVKAGFGQRRKKLSNSLKVLNIPEALQNHPFLEKRAEELSVQDFISFTIEWKNA, encoded by the coding sequence ATGAGCGTAAGAGCGAAGAAACATTTAGGCCAACATTTCCTGACGGACGAAAATATTGCCAAAAATATTGTAGATGCACTGACTTTTGAAAATTACAGTAAGGTGCTTGAAGTGGGTCCGGGAATGGGCGTTCTTACCAAATATCTTCTGGATAAAAACGCTGAAATCTTCGTTGCTGAAATCGATTCGGAATCAATTGATTATCTGAAAAATCATTACCCGAAACTGCAAGAGCAGCATTTCACAGGCGATTTCCTTAAAATTGATGTTGCAAACGTATTTAATGATCAGGTCGCGGTGATCGGAAACTTTCCTTACAATATTTCGTCGCAGATCTTATTTAAAATCATTGATTTCTATAATCATGTACCGGAAATGGTCGGAATGTTTCAGAAAGAAGTTGCCGAAAGAACAGCTGCGGTTCCGCGGACTAAGGATTACGGAATCCTGTCGGTTCTGGTGCAGGCGCTGTATGATGTGAAATACCTTTTTACGGTTCACGAAAACGTTTTCAATCCGCCGCCAAAAGTGAAATCCGGCGTCATTAAACTCACAAGAAATCCAAAAGAAGGTTTGGCCGGAAACGAAGTTCTTTTTAAACAGATTGTAAAGGCAGGTTTTGGACAGAGAAGAAAAAAACTTTCCAATTCGCTGAAAGTTCTGAACATTCCTGAAGCGCTGCAAAATCACCCTTTCCTGGAAAAACGCGCAGAGGAACTGTCGGTTCAGGATTTTATTTCGTTCACGATTGAATGGAAAAACGCTTAA